The Trichocoleus sp. FACHB-46 genomic interval TCCTAAGAGCAGAAGGATACCGCTAATGCAAAGTAAGAACCTACATTTTGAGCCACTCACTGACGCCCATGCCGACGAACTCTTTTCTATTCTGACCACACCCGCTGTCCTTGCCTTTATCGATCCAAATGGAAATCCACCGACTATAGAGGAGTTGAGGACAGAGTACGCTGCCCGCTCTCACGGTCCTGTGGTTTTGGCAACGCCAACTGAGCAATGGTTCAACATGGCAATCCGGTTAAAAATTCCTCCCTCTCCCGTGATTGGTCGGCTGGAGGCGACAGGATACGGGGAATGGGGTGAGGTCGCCTATTTGTTAGGTGAAGCTTGGTGGGGCAAGGGATTGGCATTCGAAGCGATGCTTTGGTGGCACGATTACCTGGCTGCTGTTGCACCCGGAACCGCATGGTGGGCCGCTGTACATC includes:
- a CDS encoding GNAT family N-acetyltransferase, whose protein sequence is MQSKNLHFEPLTDAHADELFSILTTPAVLAFIDPNGNPPTIEELRTEYAARSHGPVVLATPTEQWFNMAIRLKIPPSPVIGRLEATGYGEWGEVAYLLGEAWWGKGLAFEAMLWWHDYLAAVAPGTAWWAAVHPLNQRSIRLLKRLGYKKVDANQRPKLSSYDVGDCCFVRLPS